From the genome of Anopheles funestus chromosome 2RL, idAnoFuneDA-416_04, whole genome shotgun sequence:
GTGTTCAATGTGTttcggttgctgctgttgtaccACGATCCGGAGCTGTGCACCATCCTGGACACGAAGCGCATTACCCCGGACTGTTATGCGATGGGATGGTTCCAGACGCTGTTTGCGTCCACCTGCACGCTACCGGTCGTACTGTCCATGTGGGATCTGTACTTCCAGCAGTCAGATCCATTCCTGGTGTTCTTCCTCAGTTTGATCGTGCTGATCAATCAGCGCGATCAAATACTTGCGATGAAATCATCCACTAAGGAGGATCTCATCAGCTTTCTAGTCAACATGCCCTGCAATATCGAGGCGGACGATGTGCTCGATTTCTGTTCGCTCGCCCAGTATTACTCCGTGAAAACGCCTGCCTCCTTCAAGCGGGatctgctgcaggtgctgttCGGTGCACAGCGAGGAAACAGCAAGCCGGAGGGTTCGGTCGTTTCGCAAGCCCTCTGCCTGCCAGTATCGGTTAACGAGCTCATCGAGAACGCTTCGATACAGAACCCCCATCCGGAAGCGGTACGGTTCTTTCTGGTCGATTGCCGTCCAGCGGAACAGTACAATTCCGGTCACCTTTCCACAGCGTTCCATCTCGATAGCAATCTGATGCTACAGGAACCGGAAGCATTCCAAACGGCTGTGCAAGGATTACTTCGCTCACAGCGCAATGCCATCGATGCCAATTCCAATGCAGGTGGAGAGCACCTGTGCTTTCTCGGGTCCGGCCGGCTAGAGGAGGATCAGTACACACACATGGTGGTGGCTTCCTTTTTGCAGAAAAATACCAAATACGTTTCGCTGCTGACTGGTGGGTACGAAGCGATACACGAATATTTTGGCGAAAGCATGGTTGATTGTCTGGAGGATCACGATCCGCTAAAGTGCTTGCTGTGCAACAAGGACCAGCTAAGGTACGGAGGTAAGGGAGGCGCAAATAACAACAACCAGAAAGCGCTAAACAGTGGTGCCAACAGTGCTAGCAGCAGTGCAACGAACAGTCTCAAACGAGGCAATCAACGATCTGGTCACTCGACCAACAATAATGGCACCGCTGGTGATCGGAAGTCAACGATCGATCTGTTCAGCAAATTGTCGCTGGCGATGAAAACCAAATCTGCCGAGGTGAAGGAAAAGCTTATTGACTACATTTCCAACCCGAATGCAACCGAGCCAGGATCTAGCCGCACCGGTAACGGTAGTGAGAAGCACGTTTCACGGAACGATCGTAACGGTAAGCGATACCGAAACGTTCCGCCAGTGTTTAGCATCGGCGAAGATCATGAAGAGGACGACGAGCTAAACTCAGCCGCTAGCGAATCATCGTCGGTGGCGCGGGGCGCTAAAACGAACTCGCAGCAGCAATCCGATCCGGCGGAGGAGATCGTTTCGATACAGAGCTTCCTGAAGGGTCCGGATGTGATACGGCACTTCAAGTGCCAGGAGGTTCATTTGAACGGCTATATGTACGACAGCTACCTGCTGGTAACGGCGACCCATATGATCGTGCTACGCGAGCTGGAAACACGTCGCGATCGGGCACGCATAATTGTACGACGGTTGCTGCAGAGCATCGTAAAAATTACCGCCAAAAAACGACATCGGGATCTGATCACGTTCAAGTACGGCTACCCAGAGGAAGAGAATCTTGTCATCACGGATATGGATCGGTTTCTGATACCGAACGCAAGCGAAGTGACCGATCTAATATCGCGCCACATTATTAAGCAG
Proteins encoded in this window:
- the LOC125761551 gene encoding TBC1 domain family member 23, translated to MEDGLWLIELESALQDDCTVDDIYAICHGKALPEALRLDVWQVCLGVRNKTDQLAQFNEIYDLPFQAQLRSDCEDFVNKLGNEDEDKVSVVCDLESILTFYCKNRNLVYEANNGWVELMLPLLSLKLIRSDTYNLFEAIRDTYIPKGCTKNGTVFNVFRLLLLYHDPELCTILDTKRITPDCYAMGWFQTLFASTCTLPVVLSMWDLYFQQSDPFLVFFLSLIVLINQRDQILAMKSSTKEDLISFLVNMPCNIEADDVLDFCSLAQYYSVKTPASFKRDLLQVLFGAQRGNSKPEGSVVSQALCLPVSVNELIENASIQNPHPEAVRFFLVDCRPAEQYNSGHLSTAFHLDSNLMLQEPEAFQTAVQGLLRSQRNAIDANSNAGGEHLCFLGSGRLEEDQYTHMVVASFLQKNTKYVSLLTGGYEAIHEYFGESMVDCLEDHDPLKCLLCNKDQLRYGGKGGANNNNQKALNSGANSASSSATNSLKRGNQRSGHSTNNNGTAGDRKSTIDLFSKLSLAMKTKSAEVKEKLIDYISNPNATEPGSSRTGNGSEKHVSRNDRNGKRYRNVPPVFSIGEDHEEDDELNSAASESSSVARGAKTNSQQQSDPAEEIVSIQSFLKGPDVIRHFKCQEVHLNGYMYDSYLLVTATHMIVLRELETRRDRARIIVRRLLQSIVKITAKKRHRDLITFKYGYPEEENLVITDMDRFLIPNASEVTDLISRHIIKQT